Proteins encoded in a region of the Eretmochelys imbricata isolate rEreImb1 chromosome 10, rEreImb1.hap1, whole genome shotgun sequence genome:
- the RPS27L gene encoding ribosomal protein eS27-like, with amino-acid sequence MPLDRDIAHPSLEEEKRKHKKKRLVQSPNSYFMDVKCPGCYKITTVFSHAQTVVLCVGCSTVLCQPTGGKARLTEGCSFRRKQH; translated from the exons ATGCCT TTGGATAGAGACATAGCACATCCATCTCtagaggaggagaaaagaaagCACAAAAAGAAACGTCTGGTGCAGAGTCCAAATTCCTACTTTATGGATGTAAAGTGTCCAG GATGCTACAAGATCACCACAGTGTTCAGCCATGCTCAGACAGTGGTTCTGTGCGTTGGGTGCTCAACTGTGTTGTGCCAGCCTACTGGAGGAAAGGCCAGGCTTACAGAAG GCTGTTCATTTAGAAGAAAGCAACATTGA